In Micropterus dolomieu isolate WLL.071019.BEF.003 ecotype Adirondacks linkage group LG09, ASM2129224v1, whole genome shotgun sequence, the DNA window ATTACTACAGAAAACCAAACCTTGTCCAGACTCAAGCTCCTCTGACTCGCTTTTTGACTTCAGTCATATCTCACGCTCTGTGGATGGTTTGCTCAGGCCAGGGGTCGGCAACCTTTACTATCTGAAGAGCCACTTTTggtcagaaagagaaaaaaaagacctgTTTGGAACCGCAAAAGCTATTTTAGCCCTAGGGAAGGCCTCGAGAGCTGCAGGTAGCTGGCCCGTGGCTCAGGCAGACATAATTAAGACAGTAATACTCAGGAATAAGAGTGAGCAGACTCCATCTGCTGGTGAAGACTGTGAGAGGTGGGCGAAATCTATGAACAAATCTAGTAAGTGTGCCTTGTGTAGAATTGATATTATGATTGTTCCCAAGGACAAGAATGAACATTCATCCTGGAGTTCTGACACTGAAGAATAGGATGCCGTTTGGTTCGTGACAGTCAGTGACATATAGTGATGTGAGCTAATACTGATCACAACAGCAACACTGTCTGACATTGGATTTTGGACTACTGTTAAGTAGTGCAGCTTGCTGTACCCACACACCCTTACCAATGGACTCCAAAGGCCTCTAGCTTTACATACTTTAAGAATGGTGCATTCTGGGTAGGATGTAGTGCATATTTGCTGTGAGATGTAACTTAAGTATTGATATAGGGTAGTGTGCAGCATTACACCGCTTCTCTGGGCGTCCGTCTTATGGGTTTTATTTTCTCGAGTACTGACAGGAAGGACCCACTGGAGGTTTGAAAGTGTCTCAGAAACATTTGTGGCTCTGAGGACGGCAGCAGCTGAGGTTACTGTGGATGCTTCCACACATCCCATAAAGACCAGTGCAGAAGGGTGAGGGGTAGGGGTGATAAGCAGACAAAAACTGGATGAAGTCTCCTATGTTACACTCTgaagaaaaattaaatgaacCAGAATTTTCAAAACAGTTTTGGGTTGAATATTCAAacattgaatttatttatttttatataaatcagCAAGAACACGCCATCCCACCAAAACCACTGACTACCATTTACCATTCCtgtttttaatgtgcatttaaTTTAGCGTCCAACTGCTGAcgcaaacagagaaaaacatatacatCATCCCATtcataaaacattaacattccaacacaatattaaaaatatctACTAAAGAATGGAATTTGGCTATGTTAgaatattgttctttttattttgtagttattttgttgTAAAGATGTGCTGCTCTTGTAATGTTGactgtatattaaaataaaagaaacaaatggcaCTGTCATATTTATACAAACGTTTTTGAAGTATTGCTACTAGTTGATAACTAACTTTCCTGTCAGTCAAACAGTCTGCATGAAACAAGACATCAGTTTCACTGCAGAGGGAAGATGGCCCCCTCACTTTTCACAATGCGTTTTTGCCCCATGGTAGTAGCCATATTTTATTTGAGACTGATGtatacagtggtggaagaagtactcaattttcatacttcagtaacatgaaaaatgttactcaagtaaaagtaaaagtcatccagtataaacctattcaagtaaaagtaaaaaagtacctggttttaaaaatacttaagtaatcaaaagtaaaagtactacacatcAAAATCTATCTTACAAAACGCtatgtttttaaattcactcaaggCAGGTTTGAATACAACATTGTGAGTTATagtgaatcacaataaggaaaactgagtCGCAAGAGGACAAGTAGGATAAGTCTGCTTTATTGCTCTGCTGTtatggtagtatccccttcagaccgtctgacagacacagaaccccatTTGGGACTTTGGGCATGTTAAGACAAGACAAGGAGGCGGAAACCAAAcctaactgaaacacttctcaGAGCAAGTctggcttcagttttcagaggtTTGTATTCCAAAGCTCTACCAGCTGCGTTACCACTAGGTCACAATCTGGCTGCGACTtacagtgcaaaaacagagctgctgcacagtcacacctgacaccgcAATgctcactacaatcctccctctgtaTGAAGCCTGAATGAAAACTGGTAACAAGCTGGTTTGAACAGACCTCTGCGCACTAACACAGACCTCATGAAGTCTGTTAAGAttgggggccaatctgctgggtcattgTGTCATGTGCTCGTACCTTctgaggctgcctgtgtttgacctgggtctgtgggacctgctaaagacgtctggactgggtctgtgctggtactggctgaggctggatgtggatcagctgtgcttgtactggctgatgatccagcatctactctactgacaaacttcagcatagccCCTGTACATTATAGATATTTTCCACATTATCATCGTTATCAGCtacatcaggcccattcaaactggctcctccaggtttccttcaatacattttcaaatgtaaaatactatttataaaatgactggGCTGAATATGTGATACTGAGATATGTGCATCCACATTGCCCAGTCTGCCTCTTCAATCAGCTTTTTAACAGTCAACGTGAATCCACTGCCTCCCATCTTGCAtcagtccagagttgtaactaaattTCACTGTCATTgttcattgttttaaaatgatgtatgaggagtgccctcacatcctgtctggactggtcccatgATGTTTCGTGCTGGAATGCGCAAGTTTAATTACGTGTGCGTGCATATGAACGCATTTCCACACGCAACGCGGTCATCTTTCTGAGCTACAGTTTATAAACACCGTGGTCCGTCGGTTATACGGTTGTATAACAAGATGAAGTCGTAGTTTCCTTTATgctcacaaaaagcaaacgtTACATACAAAATGATACACAGTATACGgtggataaataacaagtcacagaaagaaaatattatatCTGGaccagtgctgaggatgaattaaggAGTCTCACGGAATTTAGCTTTCTTAAATTTCCTTAAGAAATCCAGcaatttctgagctttcttcaccagcgtggagatgtgagcaGGTGACCATGACATCTCACTTCCACTTTCCCTTAAAAAGACTTCTCTTTTGTCTCCATACCAAAGTGGGTTCCTTAGGTGTCGGAATATAAAAAAATCCGCTTTGTGCTTAGAATCAGACCTCAGGAAAGCACAGACCAACAAGGAAGTAGTGACAGCTGTCTTCTTCGATGTGGAAAAAGCATATGACATGCTCAGGACAGAAGGGCTGCTTATTTAGCTGAAGTCATTGGGTATTGGTGGTGGAGCACATCATTGGGTTATGGactttttatttgacattaaGAGTAGGAGCAGAATCCTCCTGTGTatatgaggaggaggatgggacCCCCTGCACAGCAGTGTATGTAGCCCACTGTTATACAACATAATTATCAGTGACATCTTCGCTCAGATTAAACAAAGTGTAGATAAATCTTTGTTCGTGGATGACAGGGCTCTGTGGGTAAGAGACGTGTGTCTCACGTCAGTAAGAAAATGCAAGCTGCATTGACGTGGAAAAATGGGCAAATAAATGGGGATTCAGGCTGTGTGATCCTCATCCAGTCTGTTAACAGACTGCTGGGAACATCATGAGACGAATTTCTGTTTTGGGTGGATTGATGATGCAAAGGCAGAAAACAGGAAAAGACAATTACAGTACAGCCCCACAGTTCCCTCAGAACAGTAAACATTGTATGTTTGCCTTGGTATTTGGTACATACAATAAACACACTAAGAGGACATAAGAAAGGCAAAGGAACGCAACAGTCAAGAACAGAAGGTGAGGAGTTTGACTAGGCAGtacagtttatttatataagtAGGCtaagaaaagtttatttatatatcacctttcacagataaaaattgCTTCACAAAAGTGCTTCACAATGTACAGTACAATCCAACAAAGTGAGATAGTTTAAATACAAACATAGAAATACATAGGAAAAACCATAAAGAGACAGCCATAAAACCCTTGTCTAACTAAAAGCctgtttgaaaaatgttgtttaaattctgctttttaaaagaatcagCAGAATTTAAACAACATAGAAAgggagtaaatgtaaatagtaCACTGTTCAGATTTGAGAAGAGAGATGGCAGCGTATTCAAAACCTTGGTAAACTATAAAAGTACTCTTTATATATAGATTTATAGATTTAATAGATATTCAGCAAAAGAACTcaagagtgtgagtgtgagtgttatCATATCCTATTTCAGTATAACGTTACTAACTAGACTGACTAATCTTTTTAATAATCCACACTCcataccagcaggtggcggtaatgcaccaaTCCGTTgtttgccaaccgccattaaaagcagcagcagccgaAGTAGTTAGGACGGTTATGGTTAGGAAGCGTTATTGTAAATAGATGGTTGAGCTCTTCTGTGAAAACATCGGTTGTGAAAGCACTACACGGCACTTCCAGCTTCACGGCAGCAGCTCCAGCGTTACGGACGTGAAGATTTAACTGAACTTCCATACCAGCTGCTGCTAACTTCAGGCCCAGAACAACACGCCAGCATGGACTCCTGGGTTCGGTTTAACGGCCAGAGCCAAGCCAAGGAGCGAATTATTCGGTAACGTTAATGTCACGAAGTTTCTTACCGAGAACGTGTGAAATGTCACTTGCAACTACAAACTGTAGCGTTAACGCAGTAGTCAAAGCTCGCTAGATAGCTAACACTAATCTCTGCTAGCTTAATGAAAGACCGCGGTAAGTCTGTCGTCTTGGAAGGGAAAGAGTTTGTTAAGCAGATTTTGGTGTTGTGCCACGTGCAGAAGTGAGctgagtgttttgttttgacagtaGAAGTGCACCTTCTTTAACTTTAACTCAGCTACAACTTCCAGAGGTGTCTGACTCTAGTTACCATGGAAACCTATCCCTCCAGACTAGCCTGGTCCCGGGTCAGTCTGTCGATGAAACACGGTGTTCAGTACAAAGTTCCTCTGCACTGTGAACACCAGAAGCACATTTCCACATGGCTGCACTTGTTGCACACTCAGAATGTGAGCTGATCAGTGTTCATCTGAAGTGCCGCAGGAAGTTACTCCTGCCAACAGTTGTGCTTTTTAATTCACTTGAACAGAAATAAACCTAATGAAGAGCTGTGGCATGGCTGCAGTCCTGCATGAGAAGCATTCCCCAAGGTTCTTCTCTCTTTAAACActgaagacacacagacagctgaCCGTATTTCCACCATACTCAGGCTCTGTACTCACTCTCGCAAATCCAACAATAGACAACTTAAACTTCTAGAAAAACTggaattatttaatttcttgcGTGTAAAGAAATACCCTGTCTGGAGTCATATTGGGCACTTCAAAGTTAATTATACATTTCTCACACCGAGTCACAATTACATGATCACTAGCAAAGTGCGCTTCCAGTGTTCCTGTCCAGCAGCCCCAGTGAAATCCAGTGTGACAGATTGTAGGCTGCAGGCATCTAACTCACCTTTTGAGCTGCACAATATTGAAGTCTGCAGAAGTGCTTTTTAAATGCACTGGAATATTTCTCATCATTACTTTTGGGgtgcttttgtttatttgaggTATGATAGATGAGAGAAGGAAAtgtgggaggaagagaggggatgacatgcagtaAAGGGTCTCTGGTTGGACTCAAAGCCAGGCTACTGCAGCAAGGACTCAGCTGTTGTACATAGGGTGCTGGGCgaaatggccaaaaatgttatcgcaataaaaacattttcatatcattcgataccACATTCATACCATTTGAGATCCAACAGTggatcacaaatctgaggtagaacatccaaaacaattatgataaaaaaatatttcctcaagaaaataaatatcttaataaaaaacTAAGTGCGAAATattttgtgattcaaattaattaaatcaaatatttattgatgatatatgataaaattatattgcgataattatcgttattgttttattgcccagccctaataggGCGCACCCACTAGAAGTGAGCTAACCAGCGCCCCTTGTCCTCAATACTTAAATTAAAGCTAGTGAAAGTAGCATTTTCACCATTGGtgatcattttaaatatcaTAAGTACAATTAAGGTTATGCAGCAGACACCCAGAAATACACGGTatctccgctttaatcttgaagctgcagagctgcagtctctattcattagaCACTGTGActcacactgtacatttccagttAAACTGAgccttattgttgacccttttctctatGCTCCGCTTGTCTGCCATTCGCCGGTCTTGTGCCGAGTtgtgcatgcctgccgagaattgcaccTCACCTTGTGGGTCTATTCCatgtactgtttaaaaatgatatattatttgtaaatattctttgtgataaatgattcaaatgtcctgcgaggtgcggacaactcttGCGGACAACAAGTACAGACTATTTCCATTTCTTGTGTCCTGCACTCACAGGGCTGCTCAGTATGCCTGCACCCTGCTGGGCTACACTCTGCAGAAGGGCGGGGCAGCGGCCGAACTTCACAAAACAGTCAGTCAGCTGGAAGCACACATGAGCCTGACAAGAAAGTGTGAGTGAAGCAGCCGGTTTGAGTTCTTTTCCAAGCACCGGAGCTGAGAGGCGGTGGCTGATGCGTGTTTGTGTTCCACAGTACTGCGTCTGGGAAACTCTGTGGAGGCGCTGGAGGCCGCCAAGAGGGCCATACACCTGTCTGACAGTGTGCTGAGGCTCTGCCTGACTATCAGTCACCTCAACAGAGCCATGTACTTTGCCTGTGACAACGTCCTGTGGGCTGGAAAAACAGGCCTTATCCCCAAACTGGACCAGCACAAATGGAGTCAGAGATCTTTCAGGTGAGGGAGTTTcctgtttatatttaaatgacaaatgcaTTTATAGCACAAATAATTAGCACATGGAATAACGGTGACATGAGTTTGAGTGTCATCTTAAAGGGGACATATTGCACTCAAGCGGGTAGCTCCGGGTCTTGTTGAAGGAAAAAGTTCAGGGCTAAGCCAGTTAAAAACCCAAAGCTTTTCTCCACCATTATAAAaaaatctttgctaaaataGCAGTTTGGGGTCCAAAAACTTACTGGGGCCAATCAAAAATCTGTGCAAAAGGAGTCTTTATTCTTTTACAAGACAAAAACCCGAGTTACATCTTGGCAGGCTAAAGATGAACCAATTACGCAGTTCGTGAACACCATCTTTTATAATCCTCAATCTCCTCCCTGTTAGGCAGAATTTCTACGtgatctcctcctcttcttcgtTCGCTGACAGCACCcttatcctctgctgccatctagtggcctcTTGTGTACTGATTTAGTTCtcgtttaattttttttctttgttaattttattttgttatgttaaaTCTAGCTATATTTAACAATAAAACTGCGTTGCAAcatttgttgtatatttttggATGATCTATCTTAAAATTCACAGAACATCCAGAAAgtcagattacatttttaaaaatgactaacatgttttcttattaCACAAACAATTTAAATCAAAAACAGTGCAATACATTTCACAATCAGATGTTTCTTTCAACAGAATCTTAGGGACTTTACAAGATAGTCCTTTTGAAGTGTTGTTCCTGGCACAGAAAGGTCATTATTTCTTGCAGGTGTTTGATCCTAAGCCTCTGATGTCATGGAGTGCAAACATAAATCTGTTGCACACTTTATTTTGCATATATGGATTAGGTAATAATcagggatggaaattaacacccgccaaatGTGGGTGGATTTTCCGTTTTGGCAgctaaatgttggaaggctatCTGTCACTTTGGCATGATATCGCCATAAAATATCTATTTGACTTTAATTGGCAGCAGACTGACcttcttgtttgtgtgttgcacttaaattggtccccgATGTACCGAGGGATCTAAAATCGTGTAACACACGAATCAGGGGGTTCATTGGTTGTCGTTTTTGTTAATTTCATGTaacttgtgtttgtttgatCAGAACCAGGAGGCCAGAAGAGGGTGATTGTAGAACGTGAGCAGTCtgaggtttaagttgaatgattaataagcatcaTGTATgtttacaaaacaatttactcttatgtcttaagtacatttaacagcaataatataattttgcttcaaattttcactctggcctcttctttaagtttgCATTTGACATAATACTatctatttattaattaaaattacaaaaataaaagtgtaatcgacacaaaaggcaatttattattttggatggcaaaaaatatgtttggccaGTGGATATTTACATCTACCTCTACattcacttcttttatacagtctgtgattatactgcatttccagtcctatatcgtagttctgtgactcctgttaAACCGGCCCTTCATACAGGCCCTCAATTCAgcctgtctgaaacaagctgtagatgctcttATGTCTTTAAGTGACCATATATAGAAGGTACTGTTGGAAATATGCCTTTCCTATGTAGATGAGTGTCGCTGTGTGGCCCCTCTAACCTGTTAACATGGGCTGCCAAATAAAAAATGAGGCACACATGCTGCTCAGCTAGGCGGTGTGGCCTAAGCATTAGACCACGTATCCCCCCTCAGGTCTGTCTCCGCACAGCTCCACAATAAACACGTTCAGAATCTCTCAGTTGACCCGTTGTTAATAGCAGGCACGAAAACTCCTCACCTTTTGCGCCGTTTTGAAATCAAAATGGGTCACCTACGTGATTTGTGCAGATCcgatgagaaaatattttaaggAAGGGGGGTCGGTCGTTGCTAAGACAGCATTTAGGCCTCTACAGAGTCCTCTCTAGCATGAGCTTTACAACTTTACAACTGGCTCTGCCTAACCAATCGTCACTCCTCAATTCTTCAActcaacagccaatcagagggcAGGTCTTTTTTTCCAAGTCCACTGCACTGCAgagtctgacagctgaacaCGTGAGGACGCCAGAAGACTGCCGAAACGAACGAACAAACTGTCCGTCGGAAAGCTAGGCTGATGTAAGACGGCTTACAATGTTAACTGTCCTGTCAGATGGTTGCCAAGTTTAGAACTTTGCCTGCTGTTATTtaccagtaacgttagctaagctaattgtTCAGAGCAGTGGCAGCAACCTGGATATAATGTAGGCTAACGTCAACAGGAAAAACGTGTCGGCATCTGtgttatttacactggggacattgattcattttttgaaagcatttgttaaaaatgctttgaatAATAGCAGCAACAGCAATGAGGGGCATCGCCACGTCTCGTGAGCTAAtggtatcgtcacacccctaatctgagcccttatgtccccactacttttcaacacaaagtgacgcccttgcgtGTCGgtatctttctcttgttgcagtaGATGTATGCACGTCATCTATACAACATGTAAGTTTAAAAAAGACCCCTCTTATGCTGTTGCTATGTTTATCTGCTTGCGTATCCTcctcacctttttttttatttttttttttacccgaccagtttgcatgcctgtAATAGCTAAAGTACTACCATCTGTGTGTTTGAACTCTGCAGGTACTACCTCTTCGCTCTGATCCTCAACCTAACTCGAGATGTGTATGAGCTCCGCCTTCTTATTGAGTGTGAAGAGCGTACCAGAGCTGCCAAATCACAGAACTCACCGTACCCCAGCACCACCCTGCCCACCGACCAG includes these proteins:
- the pex11b gene encoding peroxisomal membrane protein 11B, whose amino-acid sequence is MDSWVRFNGQSQAKERIIRAAQYACTLLGYTLQKGGAAAELHKTVSQLEAHMSLTRKLLRLGNSVEALEAAKRAIHLSDSVLRLCLTISHLNRAMYFACDNVLWAGKTGLIPKLDQHKWSQRSFRYYLFALILNLTRDVYELRLLIECEERTRAAKSQNSPYPSTTLPTDQLSSPAAALPVVSTWLRRQLRLLVAVLYNNPPLLLDLLKNSCDIFIPLDRLGIYPTGSGFVGACGLASSVLSILTMVHPWLKLKP